In Chengkuizengella sediminis, one DNA window encodes the following:
- a CDS encoding efflux RND transporter permease subunit produces MKRFFAFVFRATTTKPKTVLAISLLVTILLGFATVGLKMEVSWVGLTPKDHPSVKQYDNIMEHFSTMNNIIVIVEADNPAKLDQAVETAKERLLQLDEYVQSVSAQVNEDFLIKNGLMLLDENVIEMTGMALSDPNIDRYLSFMNMNYTGVSNQIQEGNVMTVQEEQGIASSLMGMDWFFHSLLVEENEIETGVNRLVFGDPYTRSIDGTQIVMMVQPTFDITDFEKVAPGVNAIEAELVQIEKEVSGISYGLTGMHVVGKDELEITESDSHLTTIIAMVGIFIVLYMAFRMISVPILAFIPLLIGVIWDFGIVSLVIGRLNIITVFTFVILIGLGIDFSLHLLSGFTEKRSKGAGKKESLEYTLLKVGPSILIGALSTAFAFFVMMTSSLDMLKELGFVMGSGILTTVLAVFFILPSILILGKQKNLSKVKGEYKLLGKTASFSHRYRFVVLCVVIVFIGIIGFKSTDNEFDLNMLNLEPKGLESVELMEKMSEDFGMSSEGLLVEQDSLEDIYKLSEQLKDKESVSAVMSIADILPDVEVQEQRMQTIGKIEQVLSQQMPYRSVTKGEFLQGLEDIEQTIQTLYEHAETDRLKQASKLFFENGGQPSNLNLLMDRTNSTSIEQFEQMQLEFYTLLQSKSQQMLEAKILVVDDLPSDLKSQLVSEDGKHFLLTAYPNFDIWEELKNEKGENFIHMLQELDPGFTGTPIFMKALYDSVKDEIVKTGILVLLVLFTILLLHFRSFKYALLAFLPLIMALVLTSGMMGWLGLKWNILNVLALPLIIGIGVDDGVHLLHRYKSTNQSIIEVFSSVGRAILITTLTTMIAFGSLMLASYRGLSSLGTALFIGVGFAFLLSISVLPIFLKERETTSLKLDNNSVKTTEQHKG; encoded by the coding sequence ATGAAACGATTTTTTGCATTTGTATTCCGTGCAACCACGACAAAACCAAAAACAGTATTAGCTATTTCACTTTTGGTGACTATTTTATTGGGATTTGCTACTGTAGGTTTAAAAATGGAGGTTAGCTGGGTTGGACTAACACCAAAGGATCATCCGTCTGTGAAACAATATGACAATATTATGGAGCATTTTTCAACGATGAATAATATCATCGTGATTGTAGAAGCGGATAATCCCGCTAAACTTGATCAAGCGGTTGAAACTGCCAAGGAGAGGCTACTCCAATTAGATGAATATGTGCAAAGTGTTTCTGCCCAGGTGAATGAGGATTTTCTCATTAAAAATGGACTTATGTTATTGGATGAAAATGTGATTGAAATGACAGGAATGGCTTTAAGTGATCCTAATATAGATCGTTATTTATCTTTTATGAACATGAACTACACAGGGGTTTCTAATCAAATACAAGAGGGTAACGTCATGACTGTCCAAGAAGAACAGGGAATCGCATCTTCTTTGATGGGTATGGACTGGTTTTTCCACTCTTTATTAGTAGAAGAAAATGAAATAGAAACGGGAGTGAATCGACTTGTATTCGGGGACCCTTATACTAGGTCAATAGACGGTACTCAAATCGTGATGATGGTTCAGCCGACATTTGATATTACTGATTTTGAAAAAGTAGCCCCTGGAGTGAATGCAATTGAAGCGGAGCTTGTTCAAATAGAAAAAGAAGTTTCTGGGATTAGCTATGGATTGACTGGAATGCATGTTGTTGGTAAAGATGAGTTAGAAATTACAGAATCTGATTCACATTTGACTACGATAATCGCAATGGTGGGTATATTCATTGTATTGTATATGGCATTTCGTATGATTTCTGTCCCTATTTTGGCTTTTATCCCTCTTCTTATTGGAGTGATATGGGATTTTGGAATCGTTTCTTTAGTCATTGGAAGATTAAATATAATTACAGTTTTTACTTTCGTAATTCTAATTGGACTTGGCATTGACTTCTCTCTACATCTATTAAGCGGATTTACGGAAAAACGAAGTAAAGGAGCTGGGAAGAAAGAGTCTTTAGAGTATACACTTTTAAAGGTGGGACCCAGTATATTGATAGGTGCTTTATCTACAGCATTTGCATTTTTTGTTATGATGACCAGCTCCTTGGATATGTTAAAAGAGCTAGGTTTTGTAATGGGGTCTGGAATATTGACAACCGTTCTTGCTGTATTTTTTATCTTACCTTCAATTCTTATCCTAGGTAAACAAAAAAATCTATCCAAAGTAAAAGGTGAATATAAATTACTTGGTAAAACAGCTTCTTTTAGCCATCGCTATCGTTTTGTAGTTCTATGTGTTGTTATCGTTTTTATAGGAATAATAGGTTTTAAATCCACAGACAATGAATTTGATCTAAACATGCTTAATTTGGAACCAAAAGGATTAGAATCTGTTGAATTAATGGAGAAAATGAGTGAGGATTTTGGAATGAGTTCGGAAGGACTGTTAGTTGAACAGGATAGTTTAGAAGATATATATAAGTTGTCCGAACAATTAAAAGATAAGGAATCCGTTTCAGCCGTAATGAGTATTGCTGATATATTACCAGATGTTGAAGTTCAAGAGCAGCGGATGCAAACGATTGGAAAAATAGAACAAGTACTTTCGCAACAAATGCCTTATCGATCAGTTACAAAAGGAGAATTTTTACAAGGATTAGAAGATATAGAGCAAACAATCCAAACATTGTATGAGCATGCAGAGACAGATCGTTTAAAGCAAGCAAGTAAATTGTTTTTCGAAAACGGTGGTCAACCATCGAATTTAAATTTGCTTATGGATCGAACAAATAGCACGTCTATTGAACAGTTCGAACAGATGCAATTAGAATTTTATACACTACTTCAAAGTAAAAGTCAGCAAATGTTAGAGGCTAAAATACTTGTGGTTGATGATTTACCAAGTGATTTGAAATCACAATTAGTTAGTGAGGATGGAAAACACTTTTTACTGACTGCTTACCCTAACTTTGACATTTGGGAAGAGTTGAAAAACGAAAAAGGAGAAAACTTCATTCATATGTTACAAGAATTGGATCCTGGATTTACAGGTACACCAATTTTTATGAAGGCATTGTATGATTCCGTTAAGGATGAAATCGTGAAGACGGGAATATTAGTTTTACTTGTTTTATTTACGATTTTGTTACTTCACTTCAGATCTTTTAAATATGCATTGTTGGCGTTTTTACCTTTAATAATGGCACTTGTACTCACTTCAGGTATGATGGGATGGTTAGGATTAAAATGGAATATTCTAAATGTTTTGGCTTTACCTCTTATTATTGGTATTGGTGTTGATGATGGAGTGCATTTGCTTCACCGTTATAAATCTACTAATCAATCCATAATTGAAGTTTTTTCTAGTGTGGGTAGAGCGATATTGATCACCACTTTGACGACAATGATTGCATTTGGATCTTTAATGCTAGCCAGCTATAGGGGATTATCTTCTTTAGGAACTGCGTTATTTATCGGAGTTGGGTTTGCGTTTTTACTATCGATCAGTGTACTTCCAATCTTCTTAAAAGAAAGAGAGACTACTTCTCTGAAATTAGATAACAATAGTGTAAAAACTACAGAACAGCACAAAGGTTAA
- a CDS encoding serine hydrolase domain-containing protein — protein sequence MKNEITKYITNLSEKQQFNGAFLISKDGEAIVSGGVGMANFEDNIPNQNNTQFYVGSITKTFTAIAIMQLYEKDLLDLHETCERFFPEYEQSNKITIHHLLAHGSGVPNFFDTEHFLDCFTKKMSAEQTFDIFKNKPLNFDPGQQSEYSNSNYILLGLIIEKISGQSYEEYINEHILKPLNMNQTGFPKDLTKGNSLAEGYDWDDSDLKKIPIIYSSNLYAAGEMFSTVHDLASLDQALYTDTLLKRNSIDKMHQSYFQPFGYGCTIGDNLNKKYVLFSGGTIGYTSLVLRYVEEKVTIIVINNISHNLNAVAEELSSIVFSER from the coding sequence TTGAAAAATGAAATAACAAAATATATTACTAATTTATCTGAAAAGCAGCAATTCAATGGAGCATTCCTAATTTCAAAAGATGGAGAAGCTATCGTAAGTGGGGGAGTTGGCATGGCTAACTTTGAAGACAACATACCGAATCAAAATAACACTCAGTTCTATGTAGGTTCTATCACTAAAACATTTACTGCGATCGCTATTATGCAACTTTATGAAAAAGATTTACTAGATTTACACGAAACCTGTGAACGCTTTTTTCCTGAATATGAACAAAGCAATAAAATCACCATACATCACCTATTAGCTCATGGTTCTGGCGTTCCTAACTTTTTTGATACTGAGCATTTTTTAGATTGTTTCACAAAAAAAATGAGTGCAGAACAGACTTTTGATATTTTCAAAAATAAACCACTAAATTTTGATCCAGGTCAACAAAGTGAATATTCAAATTCAAACTATATTTTGTTAGGTTTAATTATAGAAAAAATTTCAGGACAATCTTATGAAGAATATATTAACGAGCATATTTTGAAACCTCTAAATATGAATCAAACGGGATTTCCAAAGGATCTAACTAAAGGAAACAGCTTAGCTGAAGGTTATGATTGGGATGATTCTGACTTAAAAAAGATACCAATAATCTATTCTTCTAATTTGTATGCAGCTGGAGAAATGTTTTCAACTGTTCATGATCTAGCTTCATTAGATCAAGCATTATATACCGATACGTTACTTAAGAGGAACTCAATTGACAAAATGCATCAATCCTATTTTCAACCATTTGGCTATGGTTGTACGATTGGAGACAATCTAAATAAAAAATACGTCCTATTTTCTGGTGGAACTATTGGATATACATCTCTTGTTCTTAGATATGTTGAAGAAAAAGTAACGATTATTGTTATTAATAATATCAGCCATAATTTGAATGCTGTTGCAGAAGAACTATCTAGTATTGTTTTTAGTGAACGATAG
- a CDS encoding DUF6366 family protein: MKENNKETPARMRERLRQEELRKNTTTGKLADSINKAQSGNLADLVGDLSWKVTGILILVLIIGILVASIFLK, from the coding sequence ATGAAAGAAAATAATAAAGAAACCCCCGCGAGAATGAGAGAAAGATTAAGGCAAGAAGAGCTAAGAAAAAATACCACTACTGGAAAATTGGCTGATTCTATTAACAAGGCACAAAGTGGAAATCTTGCAGATTTAGTAGGTGATTTAAGTTGGAAAGTAACTGGAATTCTTATACTTGTTCTTATAATAGGTATTTTAGTTGCATCAATATTTTTAAAGTAA
- a CDS encoding DUF4362 domain-containing protein, whose translation MKKLKFLIIILIIIVISGCSEYNPSHDDINADEDISEYNPLNDDIVDKHGEITNIDIFMRFIENFDQGNKDEIKIVRYTVEGDAILRDLEYDGENIITTIDTTRDRYGKRRVSTFICKTIKVEATEEMNLYKHYLLNGCNQENIDTSILVIQK comes from the coding sequence ATGAAGAAATTAAAATTCCTTATAATAATACTAATAATAATAGTAATATCTGGTTGTAGCGAATATAATCCATCGCATGATGATATTAATGCAGATGAAGATATTAGCGAATATAACCCATTAAATGACGATATTGTTGATAAACATGGTGAAATAACCAATATTGATATATTTATGCGATTTATTGAAAATTTTGATCAAGGAAATAAGGATGAAATTAAAATTGTAAGATATACTGTAGAAGGAGATGCAATTCTGCGAGATCTTGAGTATGATGGGGAAAATATTATTACAACAATTGATACTACAAGAGATCGTTATGGCAAAAGAAGGGTTAGTACTTTTATATGTAAAACAATCAAAGTAGAAGCAACAGAAGAGATGAATCTTTACAAGCATTACCTATTAAATGGTTGTAATCAGGAAAATATTGATACTTCTATCTTGGTTATTCAGAAATAA
- a CDS encoding class III lanthipeptide, with translation MNQVLALQQLESKKDSKKNMMNNISTNTFTNLNHWKSSNSKEK, from the coding sequence TTGAATCAGGTACTAGCTCTTCAACAATTAGAGTCAAAGAAAGACAGTAAAAAGAATATGATGAATAACATAAGTACTAATACTTTCACCAATCTGAATCATTGGAAATCCAGTAATAGTAAGGAAAAATGA
- a CDS encoding DUF4279 domain-containing protein — protein MEKTKVMAYFSLFGDSFPLEKATKKLGITPTKTYKKGDRIRDLSITRKVTCWDLSTDYQESFDVNEQLDQIIKQIQEKDSIINEIRKTYSVECKFTIVIIIEEGYTPALYLNNEVIKFASSIDAEFDIDLYANPYIDDMDY, from the coding sequence GTGGAAAAAACAAAAGTTATGGCTTATTTTAGTTTATTTGGTGACTCATTTCCTTTAGAAAAAGCGACCAAAAAATTAGGAATAACTCCTACTAAAACATATAAAAAAGGTGATAGAATTAGAGATCTTTCAATTACTCGAAAAGTAACATGTTGGGATTTGAGTACAGATTATCAAGAATCATTTGATGTAAATGAACAACTAGACCAAATAATAAAACAAATACAAGAAAAAGATTCAATTATCAATGAGATTAGAAAAACTTACTCTGTTGAATGTAAATTTACTATTGTAATTATAATTGAGGAAGGTTACACTCCTGCATTATATCTTAATAACGAAGTAATAAAATTCGCCTCAAGTATTGACGCTGAATTTGATATTGATTTGTATGCTAATCCTTATATTGATGATATGGATTATTAA